The following coding sequences are from one Formosa haliotis window:
- the panB gene encoding 3-methyl-2-oxobutanoate hydroxymethyltransferase, with product MSVAQKDYKKVTVKTLQDMKVNGEKISMLTAYDYTMARIVDGAGVDVILVGDSASNVMAGHLTTLPITLDQMIYHASSVVRGVSRALIVVDLPFGSYQSDPKEALRSAIRIMKESGAHSIKVEGGKEIKESIKRILNAGIPVMGHLGLTPQSIYKFGTFTVRAKEEEEAKKLISDALMLQKAGCFAVVLEKIPAKLAKKVAEKLTIPVIGIGAGNGVDGQVLVLHDMIGMTHEFNPRFLRRYLNLYDEMTTALSQYVTDVKSLDFPSEDEQY from the coding sequence ATGTCTGTCGCACAGAAAGATTACAAAAAAGTTACTGTAAAAACATTGCAAGATATGAAGGTTAATGGTGAAAAAATATCGATGCTTACCGCATACGATTACACCATGGCCAGGATTGTAGATGGAGCTGGCGTAGACGTTATACTTGTGGGCGATTCTGCTAGTAATGTTATGGCGGGGCATTTAACAACCTTACCCATTACTTTAGATCAGATGATTTATCATGCATCTTCTGTTGTTCGTGGTGTTTCTCGAGCTTTAATAGTTGTTGATTTACCTTTTGGAAGTTATCAAAGCGACCCTAAAGAAGCCTTGCGTTCTGCTATTAGAATTATGAAAGAAAGTGGTGCGCACTCTATAAAAGTAGAAGGTGGTAAAGAAATAAAAGAATCTATAAAACGAATTTTAAATGCTGGAATACCTGTTATGGGGCATTTAGGATTAACACCACAATCTATTTATAAATTTGGAACATTTACCGTTCGTGCTAAAGAAGAAGAAGAAGCTAAAAAATTAATTTCTGATGCGTTAATGCTTCAAAAAGCAGGATGTTTTGCCGTTGTTTTAGAAAAAATCCCTGCAAAACTGGCTAAAAAAGTTGCCGAAAAATTAACCATTCCGGTAATAGGTATTGGAGCTGGAAACGGTGTAGATGGTCAAGTTTTAGTATTGCATGATATGATTGGAATGACCCATGAATTTAATCCGCGTTTTTTACGTCGCTATTTAAATTTATATGATGAAATGACAACCGCCTTATCACAGTATGTAACCGATGTAAAATCGTTAGATTTCCCTTCTGAAGATGAGCAATATTAA
- a CDS encoding RluA family pseudouridine synthase, whose product MKILSNKSNLQILFEDNHMIVINKRTGDIVQGDKTGDEPLSEVIKAYIKDKYNKPGNVYLGVVHRLDRPTTGLVIFAKTSKALTRLNAMFAEKKVNKTYWALVNNAPPKQQDTLINWLKKNPKNNKSTAYPKEIRDSKKAILHYTVLKKLDRYVLLEIALETGRHHQIRCQLAQLGCKIKGDLKYGAHRSNKDASIHLHARHIQFTHPVTKEDILITAPLPQDALWDACL is encoded by the coding sequence ATGAAAATACTTTCCAACAAATCTAACCTGCAAATTTTATTTGAAGACAATCATATGATTGTTATCAATAAGCGCACGGGAGACATTGTTCAAGGCGATAAAACTGGAGACGAACCATTAAGCGAGGTTATAAAAGCCTATATAAAAGACAAATATAATAAGCCCGGAAATGTATATTTAGGTGTGGTACATCGGTTAGATCGGCCTACTACAGGCTTGGTTATTTTTGCAAAAACAAGCAAAGCCTTAACACGATTAAATGCCATGTTTGCCGAGAAAAAGGTAAATAAAACCTATTGGGCCCTAGTAAATAATGCACCTCCAAAACAGCAGGACACTTTAATAAACTGGCTGAAAAAAAATCCGAAAAACAATAAATCTACAGCCTATCCAAAAGAAATTAGGGATAGTAAGAAAGCAATTTTACACTATACCGTCCTAAAAAAATTAGACCGATATGTCTTGTTAGAAATAGCATTAGAAACGGGCAGACACCACCAAATTAGATGTCAGTTAGCCCAACTAGGCTGTAAGATTAAAGGCGATTTAAAATATGGCGCCCATAGGAGTAATAAAGATGCGAGTATCCATTTACATGCTAGACATATTCAATTTACGCACCCCGTTACTAAAGAAGATATACTTATTACCGCCCCATTACCGCAAGATGCCCTTTGGGATGCTTGCCTTTAA
- a CDS encoding sensor histidine kinase has product MVQPAEQIVSTAAERYLLVYMTAVLLVVCTLIIIFFITFQKRKNKLLRDKIEQQRIFDEEISRTQIEIQEQTLKHIGQELHDNVGQLLSVAFIQLGMLGKQIDPELEPYVSENKDLVKESLDELRAISKSLNGEVVMHRGFQDSINNEIKRFNKLGRIDAEVIIEGDSSLLENKKDGMILFRIFQEFLSNTLKYSEASHLKTRINYTPNCLMLYAEDDGVGFDINKIEQGSGLINMESRAALINAHFKLKSKPDQGVSLQLKYPYRKV; this is encoded by the coding sequence ATGGTGCAACCCGCAGAACAAATAGTAAGTACCGCAGCAGAACGCTATCTATTGGTGTATATGACAGCTGTGTTGTTAGTTGTTTGTACACTTATTATAATATTTTTTATTACGTTTCAGAAGCGGAAAAATAAATTGTTGCGCGATAAAATTGAACAACAACGAATTTTTGACGAAGAAATTTCTAGGACTCAAATAGAAATTCAGGAACAAACATTAAAACATATTGGGCAAGAACTCCACGATAATGTCGGGCAACTACTGTCTGTAGCATTTATACAATTAGGAATGTTGGGCAAACAAATAGATCCAGAATTGGAGCCTTATGTTTCAGAAAATAAAGATTTAGTTAAAGAAAGTTTAGATGAATTACGAGCCATCTCTAAATCTTTAAATGGTGAAGTGGTTATGCATCGCGGATTTCAAGATTCTATAAATAATGAAATAAAACGATTCAATAAACTGGGTAGAATTGATGCTGAAGTTATTATTGAAGGCGATTCAAGCCTACTAGAAAATAAAAAAGATGGCATGATTCTATTCCGTATTTTTCAAGAGTTTTTATCGAATACTTTAAAGTATTCGGAAGCGTCCCATTTAAAGACCCGAATTAATTATACGCCAAACTGTTTAATGCTCTATGCGGAAGATGATGGCGTAGGTTTCGATATCAATAAAATAGAACAGGGTTCTGGTTTAATAAATATGGAGAGTAGGGCAGCGCTTATAAACGCTCATTTTAAATTAAAATCTAAACCAGATCAAGGAGTTTCACTGCAATTAAAATATCCGTATCGGAAGGTTTAA
- a CDS encoding YifB family Mg chelatase-like AAA ATPase, whose amino-acid sequence MLKKVFGSAVFGVDATTITVEVNVDSGIGYHLVGLPDNAIKESNFRIAAALQNNGFKIPGKKIIINMSPADLRKEGSAYDLTLALGILAATKQIPAEGLEDYIIMGELSLDGTLQPIKGALPIALKARSEGFKGFILPGQNAKEAAIVNDLKVYGVASIKEVIDFFKDGTPLEQTVINTREEFYKNLDFPEFDFADVKGQESIKRCMEIAAAGGHNIILIGPPGSGKTMLAKRLPSILPPMTLHEALETTKIHSVVGRVKAHLGLMSQRPFRSPHHTISNVALVGGGSYPQPGEISLSHNGVLFLDELPEFKRDVLEVMRQPLEDREVTISRAKFTVTYPSSFMLVASMNPSPSGFFNDPNAPVTSSPAEMQRYLSRVSGPLLDRIDIHIEVTPVPFEKLSEDRKGESSVVIRERVSKARALQTERFKDFENVHYNAQMNTKHIRTFCKLDDTSKHLLKTAMERLNLSARAYDRILKVSRTIADLEGSEAVLGAHISEAIQYRSLDREGWLG is encoded by the coding sequence ATGCTTAAAAAAGTATTTGGAAGCGCTGTTTTTGGTGTCGATGCCACAACCATTACCGTCGAAGTAAATGTAGACTCGGGTATTGGGTATCATTTGGTAGGCCTTCCAGATAATGCCATTAAGGAAAGTAATTTCAGGATTGCAGCCGCCTTGCAAAACAATGGCTTTAAAATTCCAGGTAAGAAAATTATAATAAATATGTCGCCAGCCGATTTGCGAAAGGAAGGTTCTGCATACGATTTAACTTTAGCACTTGGAATCTTGGCTGCCACAAAACAAATTCCCGCCGAAGGTTTAGAAGATTATATTATTATGGGCGAGTTGTCTTTAGACGGTACACTTCAACCCATAAAAGGCGCGTTACCTATAGCGTTAAAAGCACGATCGGAAGGATTTAAAGGTTTTATTCTGCCTGGACAAAATGCTAAAGAGGCTGCTATTGTTAACGATTTAAAAGTGTATGGTGTGGCTTCTATAAAAGAAGTTATCGATTTTTTTAAAGATGGCACTCCGCTTGAGCAAACGGTTATAAATACCAGAGAAGAATTTTATAAAAATTTAGATTTCCCAGAATTCGATTTTGCCGATGTTAAAGGCCAAGAAAGTATAAAACGCTGTATGGAGATAGCTGCTGCTGGCGGTCATAATATTATTTTAATTGGTCCGCCAGGATCTGGAAAAACCATGTTAGCCAAACGATTACCATCTATTTTACCACCAATGACTTTGCATGAAGCTTTAGAAACTACTAAGATTCATTCGGTAGTTGGGCGTGTAAAAGCGCATTTAGGTTTAATGTCGCAACGACCATTTCGAAGTCCACATCACACAATATCTAACGTCGCCCTTGTAGGCGGCGGGAGTTATCCGCAACCAGGAGAAATTTCATTATCGCATAATGGCGTTTTATTTTTAGATGAGCTTCCAGAATTTAAGCGTGATGTTTTAGAGGTGATGCGTCAGCCATTAGAGGATCGAGAGGTTACCATTTCTAGAGCAAAATTTACGGTAACTTATCCGAGTAGTTTTATGTTGGTTGCGAGTATGAATCCGAGTCCGAGCGGATTTTTTAACGATCCGAATGCACCTGTAACCTCTTCACCGGCAGAAATGCAACGCTATTTAAGTAGAGTGTCGGGCCCTTTATTAGATCGGATTGATATTCATATTGAAGTCACTCCTGTACCTTTCGAAAAACTTTCTGAAGACAGAAAAGGAGAATCGTCTGTCGTTATTAGAGAACGAGTTTCTAAAGCCAGAGCCTTGCAAACCGAACGCTTTAAAGATTTTGAAAATGTACATTATAATGCCCAAATGAATACGAAACACATTCGTACGTTTTGCAAACTAGATGATACCTCGAAGCATTTATTAAAAACAGCTATGGAGCGTTTAAACTTATCGGCCAGAGCTTACGACCGTATTTTGAAAGTTTCAAGAACCATTGCAGATTTAGAAGGCTCTGAAGCTGTTTTGGGGGCGCATATTAGCGAAGCTATTCAGTATAGAAGTTTAGATCGCGAAGGCTGGTTGGGCTAA
- the tilS gene encoding tRNA lysidine(34) synthetase TilS, with product MIETFKTHISETLPFLKDKKLIVTISGGIDSVVLANLCHELGLNIALAHCNFNLRGAESDADEAFLVNLAEALDVELFIESFDTKQYAEDTKLSIQMAARELRYRWFEELIALLKFDYVLTAHHADDNLETFLINLSRGTGLDGLTGIPEINDYIVRPLLPFSRTDIEAYAKLNTISWREDSSNSSTKYLRNKLRHDVIPVLKAINPQWLQNFKNTQDHLQDSKVLIDDYMTQVYKDVVHFDGDIIKFDVSKLLKFPDPKPYLYELLKPYNFTAWEDILKLLKSQSGKQVFSETHRLLKDREYLILSSNTSQDAIVEAQYKIPKDLKSLETNFGTLVFETVSELKVSGNQTIFVDQDLLQYPLTVRKWEQGDVFYPLGMRGKKKLSKYFKDEKLSLLEKEQVWVLCSGNQIVWVINRRSDNQFKVTAETKQILKIACV from the coding sequence ATGATCGAAACGTTTAAAACCCACATTTCGGAAACCCTTCCGTTTTTAAAAGATAAGAAACTTATAGTCACTATTTCTGGTGGAATAGATAGTGTGGTATTGGCAAATTTATGCCATGAATTAGGGTTGAATATAGCATTAGCACATTGTAATTTTAATTTAAGAGGAGCAGAAAGTGATGCCGATGAAGCGTTTCTAGTAAATTTAGCCGAAGCTCTAGATGTGGAGCTTTTTATTGAAAGTTTCGATACTAAACAATATGCCGAAGACACGAAATTGTCTATCCAAATGGCGGCACGCGAATTACGTTACCGCTGGTTCGAAGAGTTAATAGCCTTGCTAAAATTCGATTATGTGTTAACCGCACACCATGCCGATGATAATTTAGAAACCTTTCTAATCAATTTATCTCGCGGAACGGGATTGGATGGATTAACCGGTATTCCCGAAATTAACGATTATATTGTTCGTCCGTTACTCCCATTTTCGCGTACAGATATAGAGGCATATGCCAAATTAAATACTATTTCTTGGCGAGAAGATAGTAGTAATAGCTCCACGAAATATTTGCGAAATAAATTGCGACACGATGTTATTCCGGTGTTAAAAGCTATTAATCCGCAATGGCTTCAAAATTTTAAAAATACCCAAGATCATTTACAAGACTCTAAAGTTTTAATTGACGATTATATGACCCAAGTCTATAAAGACGTTGTGCATTTTGATGGCGATATTATAAAATTTGATGTTTCTAAATTATTGAAATTTCCAGATCCGAAACCGTATTTATACGAACTCTTAAAACCGTATAATTTTACGGCTTGGGAGGATATTCTTAAGTTGTTAAAATCGCAATCGGGAAAGCAAGTGTTTTCAGAAACCCATCGTTTGCTTAAAGATCGCGAGTATTTAATTTTAAGTTCGAACACTAGCCAAGACGCCATAGTTGAAGCACAATATAAAATTCCTAAAGATTTAAAATCGCTAGAAACCAACTTTGGAACATTAGTTTTTGAAACCGTTTCCGAACTTAAAGTATCTGGAAACCAAACCATTTTTGTAGATCAGGATTTACTTCAATATCCATTAACCGTACGAAAATGGGAACAAGGCGATGTTTTCTATCCGTTGGGTATGCGTGGGAAAAAGAAATTAAGTAAGTATTTTAAAGATGAAAAATTATCGCTTTTAGAAAAAGAACAAGTTTGGGTATTGTGTTCGGGAAATCAGATTGTTTGGGTAATTAATCGTAGAAGTGATAATCAATTTAAAGTGACAGCCGAAACAAAACAGATTTTAAAAATAGCTTGCGTTTAA
- the pabB gene encoding aminodeoxychorismate synthase component I, with amino-acid sequence MRISKSRNIEDLAVFKQQLLHWSQQYEEVIWMDSNQYNTSYSSFDAILAVDAFTSMQTDYFDAFESLKAYQESTNDWIFGYLTYDVKNGLEQLQSNNFDGLEFADVFFFQPKKIFLIKGNQVEIRYLNVVEDEVEDDFIAITNTVLESHSEASHPIKIKLRIHKDAYFEKVNSMLAHIHRGDIYEANFCQEFYAENAEINPLETYQKLNDLSKPPFATFLKQQDKFLMSASPERYIKKVGNTIISQPIKGTAKRSSNPEKDALLKRELEANEKERSENIMIVDLVRNDLSKTAIKGSVTVEELCKVYTFPQVHQMISTITSQISENTSAIDVLKSTFPMGSMTGAPKLSAMKIIEELEETKRGLYSGTVGYFTPEGDFDFNVIIRSILYNQSKHYVSYSVGGAITSKSNPLSEYEECLVKAKAMRQALEH; translated from the coding sequence TTGCGCATTTCAAAATCAAGAAATATTGAAGATTTAGCTGTGTTTAAACAGCAACTTTTGCATTGGAGTCAGCAGTATGAGGAAGTGATTTGGATGGATTCTAACCAGTACAATACCTCGTATTCAAGTTTCGATGCCATTCTAGCTGTAGATGCTTTTACGAGCATGCAAACCGATTATTTTGATGCATTTGAATCTTTAAAAGCATACCAAGAGTCTACTAATGACTGGATTTTTGGCTATTTAACCTACGATGTAAAAAATGGCTTAGAACAATTACAATCTAATAATTTTGATGGATTAGAATTTGCTGATGTGTTCTTCTTTCAGCCTAAAAAAATCTTTCTTATTAAGGGAAATCAGGTTGAGATTAGGTATTTAAATGTGGTTGAAGATGAGGTTGAAGATGATTTTATCGCCATAACCAATACCGTATTAGAATCGCATTCGGAGGCCTCACACCCGATAAAAATAAAATTACGCATTCATAAAGACGCGTATTTTGAAAAGGTGAATAGTATGTTGGCACATATTCATCGTGGCGATATTTACGAAGCGAATTTTTGCCAAGAGTTTTATGCCGAAAATGCCGAAATTAATCCGCTAGAAACCTATCAAAAGCTTAACGATTTATCTAAACCACCTTTCGCTACCTTTTTAAAACAACAAGATAAATTTTTAATGTCTGCATCTCCAGAACGGTATATTAAAAAAGTAGGAAATACTATTATCTCACAACCAATTAAAGGCACAGCAAAACGGTCCAGTAATCCTGAAAAAGATGCTCTGTTAAAACGGGAACTAGAAGCTAACGAAAAGGAACGCAGTGAGAATATTATGATTGTGGATTTAGTGCGAAACGATTTATCTAAAACCGCAATAAAAGGGAGTGTAACTGTCGAGGAATTATGTAAAGTGTACACTTTTCCACAGGTGCATCAAATGATTTCTACGATAACATCTCAGATTTCCGAAAATACTTCGGCTATCGATGTTTTAAAATCAACTTTTCCAATGGGAAGCATGACGGGGGCTCCCAAGCTTTCGGCTATGAAAATTATTGAAGAATTAGAAGAAACTAAACGTGGTTTGTATTCCGGTACAGTGGGATATTTTACTCCCGAAGGAGATTTCGATTTTAATGTCATTATACGAAGCATTTTATATAACCAGAGTAAACATTATGTGTCATATTCTGTAGGAGGTGCTATTACATCTAAAAGCAACCCGTTAAGTGAATACGAGGAATGTTTGGTAAAGGCTAAAGCCATGCGCCAAGCTTTAGAGCATTAA
- a CDS encoding aldose 1-epimerase family protein gives MYTLQNKSLKIAVNPVGAELSEISAVQNTNQFMWNANPDVWGSFAPNLFPVIGAIKNNSAIIDGEHYAVPRHGFVRHNTDIILEEQTESKLVFSLLYNTDLLKIYPFKFKFTIQFELIEYAVKVTHIVENLDDKPIYFSIGGHPAFKCPVFENETYTDYYLEFDTEENSESYALNTALGLITDRTFPVISEANTISLHYDLFTEDALVFKDLKSKKVALKSRKNGTILTVDFPDFPYLGIWAKPKADYVCIEPWLGVADHEHHNQDFKTKEGIIMLPTKQTFKAAYTIEIDPKHLV, from the coding sequence ATGTATACATTACAAAATAAATCTTTAAAAATTGCGGTAAATCCTGTCGGTGCAGAACTTTCGGAAATAAGCGCAGTTCAAAACACCAATCAGTTTATGTGGAATGCTAATCCCGATGTTTGGGGAAGCTTTGCTCCTAATCTTTTCCCTGTAATTGGGGCTATAAAAAATAATAGTGCCATAATTGATGGTGAACATTATGCCGTTCCTAGACATGGGTTTGTAAGGCATAATACCGATATAATATTAGAGGAGCAAACCGAATCTAAACTGGTGTTTTCCCTACTTTACAATACAGATTTACTAAAAATATATCCTTTTAAATTTAAATTTACAATACAATTTGAATTGATTGAGTACGCTGTAAAAGTGACTCATATTGTTGAAAATTTAGACGATAAACCTATTTATTTTTCTATTGGAGGGCATCCGGCTTTTAAATGTCCGGTTTTCGAAAATGAAACATACACCGACTATTATTTAGAATTTGATACTGAAGAAAATTCGGAGTCTTACGCCTTAAATACAGCTTTAGGTTTAATTACCGACCGTACATTTCCCGTTATTTCTGAAGCCAACACAATTTCGTTGCATTACGATTTGTTTACTGAAGATGCCTTAGTGTTCAAAGATTTAAAATCGAAAAAAGTTGCTTTAAAAAGTCGTAAAAACGGTACCATTTTAACCGTAGATTTTCCCGACTTTCCATATTTAGGAATTTGGGCAAAACCAAAAGCAGATTATGTGTGCATAGAACCTTGGCTTGGCGTTGCCGATCATGAGCATCATAATCAAGATTTTAAAACTAAAGAAGGTATTATTATGTTACCCACAAAACAAACATTTAAAGCGGCTTATACTATTGAAATAGACCCAAAGCATTTAGTTTAA
- a CDS encoding DEAD/DEAH box helicase, with amino-acid sequence MTFQNLNLNTPLYNALDDLGFTTPTPIQAEAFSVVSSGKDVVGIAQTGTGKTFAYMLPILKELKFSKQEAPRILVLVPTRELVVQVVDEIEKLSKYINTRILGVYGGTNINTQKQQVAQGIDILVATPGRLYDLAVSRVLKLKSIQKLVIDEVDVMLDLGFRHQLINIFDILPERRQNIMFSATMTQDVDALINDFFITPERVSIAVSGTPLENIRQERYNLPNFHTKVNLLNAMLQDKEAFNKVLIFVALKKMADRLFEALDETFSEESCVIHSNKTQNYRLRSIEQFRNGDNRILVATDVMARGLDIDNVSHVINFDTPDFPENYIHRIGRTGRAEREGHAILFSTKKEAEAVERIETLMKMEIPLKEIPEDIVISTELLEEERDKIKERYNPLKRRDEDAPGPAFHEKKEKNSKENLGGSYRREIAKKYKKPKTRGDKNYNKRNKKK; translated from the coding sequence GTGACTTTTCAAAATTTAAATTTAAACACCCCACTTTACAACGCTCTAGACGATCTAGGCTTTACTACGCCAACCCCTATTCAAGCCGAGGCTTTTAGTGTGGTTAGCTCTGGTAAAGATGTCGTTGGTATTGCACAAACAGGTACAGGAAAAACCTTTGCCTACATGCTTCCTATTCTTAAAGAACTAAAATTCTCTAAACAAGAAGCACCAAGAATTTTGGTTTTGGTTCCAACTCGAGAATTGGTTGTGCAGGTGGTCGATGAAATTGAAAAACTTTCTAAATACATTAATACCCGCATTTTAGGCGTATATGGTGGCACCAATATAAACACCCAAAAACAACAGGTTGCACAAGGCATCGATATATTGGTAGCCACTCCTGGACGTTTATATGATTTGGCTGTAAGTCGTGTTTTAAAATTAAAATCGATTCAAAAGTTAGTGATTGATGAAGTAGATGTTATGCTAGATTTAGGGTTTAGACATCAGTTAATTAATATTTTCGATATCCTTCCAGAACGTCGCCAGAACATCATGTTTTCGGCCACCATGACACAAGATGTCGATGCCTTAATCAACGATTTTTTTATAACTCCAGAACGTGTTTCTATAGCAGTTTCAGGAACACCTTTAGAGAATATTCGACAAGAACGTTACAATTTACCCAACTTTCACACCAAAGTCAACCTGCTAAACGCTATGCTTCAAGATAAAGAAGCTTTTAATAAAGTATTGATTTTTGTGGCGCTTAAAAAAATGGCCGACCGGCTATTTGAAGCTTTAGACGAAACTTTTAGCGAGGAAAGTTGTGTGATTCACTCCAATAAAACACAAAATTACCGACTTCGAAGTATAGAACAATTCAGAAACGGAGACAATCGTATACTTGTTGCTACCGATGTTATGGCCCGCGGATTAGACATAGATAATGTATCGCATGTTATTAACTTCGATACTCCAGATTTCCCTGAAAATTACATCCATAGAATTGGTAGAACCGGACGTGCCGAACGCGAAGGCCATGCCATTTTGTTTTCTACTAAAAAGGAAGCAGAAGCCGTTGAGCGTATTGAAACCCTAATGAAAATGGAAATTCCTTTAAAAGAAATTCCAGAAGACATTGTCATTTCTACCGAATTATTAGAAGAAGAGCGTGATAAAATAAAGGAACGATATAATCCCTTAAAACGCCGAGATGAAGATGCTCCTGGTCCTGCATTTCATGAAAAGAAAGAAAAAAATAGCAAAGAAAACTTAGGCGGATCTTACCGTCGTGAAATTGCTAAAAAATACAAAAAGCCTAAAACGCGAGGCGATAAAAATTATAATAAACGCAATAAAAAGAAATAA
- a CDS encoding S1/P1 nuclease yields MAFVSTYGDEIKSDDRYKKFYAWHFVNMKANETYEASTKNPEGDIVTGSEYCIQVLKDKNASDADKAFYLKLLIHLIGDIHQPLHVGLEEDKGGNDIKVKWMGKSTNLHRVWDSDMINGYNMSYTELAENADALTKAQVKAIQEGSITDWVNESHVLANDIYKDVQANDNLSYKYAYLHFTTARTQLQKGGIRLAKILNDIF; encoded by the coding sequence TTGGCCTTTGTATCGACTTACGGAGATGAAATAAAATCGGATGACCGATATAAAAAATTCTATGCTTGGCACTTCGTAAATATGAAAGCAAATGAAACGTATGAAGCTTCCACTAAAAATCCAGAGGGTGACATCGTAACGGGATCAGAATACTGCATTCAAGTGCTTAAAGACAAAAATGCTAGCGATGCTGACAAAGCTTTTTATTTAAAATTATTAATTCATTTAATAGGCGATATCCACCAACCTTTACATGTCGGTTTAGAAGAAGATAAAGGCGGAAACGACATTAAAGTAAAATGGATGGGCAAAAGTACAAACTTACATCGTGTTTGGGATAGCGACATGATTAACGGGTATAATATGAGTTATACCGAATTAGCTGAAAATGCCGATGCCTTAACCAAAGCTCAAGTAAAAGCCATACAAGAAGGCAGTATTACAGATTGGGTAAACGAATCTCACGTTTTGGCCAACGATATTTATAAGGATGTACAGGCTAATGACAACTTAAGTTATAAATATGCCTACCTACATTTTACAACAGCACGAACTCAGCTTCAAAAAGGAGGAATCCGTTTGGCTAAAATTCTAAACGATATATTTTAA